In one window of Opitutus sp. GAS368 DNA:
- a CDS encoding type II secretion system protein, with translation MRVCSNSSRRLGRRDIPRSTAGVGLVELMVVVTIISMIMLAVTPTYTRIQRKARAAAVVNNFRVFAAVFQAHAHETGSWPPTAAVGVVPAGMTEAELKSASWLQVTPMGGQFQWENNQVEPGGTSPGGRWTAAISINSSAASPILFDMDLLEEIDREIDDGDLTTGSFRLNGDGGPIYILEP, from the coding sequence ATGCGAGTGTGCTCCAATTCCAGCCGCCGGCTGGGCCGGCGGGATATTCCCCGGTCGACCGCCGGCGTGGGCCTGGTGGAGCTGATGGTCGTGGTGACCATCATCAGCATGATCATGCTCGCCGTGACCCCCACCTACACCCGCATCCAGCGGAAGGCCCGTGCGGCCGCGGTGGTGAACAATTTCCGGGTGTTTGCCGCCGTGTTCCAGGCCCATGCCCACGAGACCGGTTCCTGGCCTCCCACGGCCGCCGTCGGCGTCGTCCCGGCCGGCATGACCGAGGCCGAGCTCAAGTCCGCGTCTTGGCTGCAGGTCACGCCCATGGGCGGCCAGTTCCAATGGGAAAACAATCAGGTGGAGCCGGGCGGCACCAGCCCCGGCGGGCGCTGGACCGCCGCCATCTCCATCAACAGCAGCGCCGCCAGCCCGATCCTGTTCGACATGGACCTGCTGGAGGAAATCGACCGCGAAATCGATGATGGCGATCTCACCACGGGGAGCTTCCGGCTCAATGGCGACGGTGGTCCGATCTACATTCTCGAACCCTGA
- a CDS encoding gluconokinase, protein MSARILLLMGVAGSGKTTIGRRLAAQLGWPYHEADDFHSAANKDKMGRGIPLDDYDRAPWLASIRAAMDDCLADRRSAVFTCSGLKDQYRRVLMDGAPGVTLVYLACDLETSLARVGRRRGHYMKADMVQSQFEALEVPADALTLDTRLPPEKIIAEIRRTLVL, encoded by the coding sequence ATGTCTGCCAGAATCCTCCTCCTCATGGGCGTCGCGGGTTCGGGCAAGACCACCATCGGGCGGCGCCTCGCCGCCCAGCTCGGCTGGCCCTACCACGAGGCCGACGATTTCCACAGCGCCGCGAACAAGGACAAGATGGGCCGCGGCATTCCGCTCGATGACTACGACCGCGCGCCCTGGCTTGCGTCAATCCGCGCCGCCATGGACGACTGCCTGGCCGACCGCCGCAGCGCGGTGTTCACCTGCTCCGGCCTGAAGGACCAATACCGCCGCGTGCTGATGGACGGCGCCCCGGGCGTCACGCTCGTCTACCTCGCCTGCGACCTCGAAACCAGTCTCGCCCGCGTCGGCCGGCGCCGGGGCCACTACATGAAGGCCGACATGGTGCAGAGCCAGTTCGAGGCGCTCGAGGTGCCGGCGGACGCCCTCACGCTCGACACCCGCCTGCCGCCCGAAAAAATCATCGCGGAGATCCGGCGGACCCTCGTCCTGTAG
- a CDS encoding prepilin-type N-terminal cleavage/methylation domain-containing protein, producing MTTPSFNKTAGFTLVELLIGMSLALIVLTAVLSSYVLIGRNFTRSLAVTSSNQPNLESQGRRTLAVFAQDVEVATAISGTPSASSLALTLPTSSGSMTVIYTYDSAAGTLTRTPSVGSAQILHSSLLTCVFSYYDNSGNPYTTYVNYLPGIKQVSFTLTAQAGNTTNNTLSAVYKLGSPRLLFRNKTLLY from the coding sequence GTGACCACCCCTTCGTTCAACAAGACCGCCGGGTTCACGTTGGTTGAGCTTTTGATTGGCATGTCCCTCGCCCTGATAGTCCTGACGGCGGTTCTTTCGAGCTATGTTCTGATCGGTCGTAATTTCACGCGCTCGCTCGCGGTCACTTCCTCGAACCAACCCAACCTCGAAAGCCAGGGCCGGCGGACCTTGGCGGTCTTTGCCCAGGACGTGGAAGTGGCTACGGCCATTTCCGGCACCCCGAGCGCCAGCAGTCTCGCCCTGACGCTGCCGACCAGCTCGGGGAGCATGACTGTGATCTACACCTACGACAGCGCCGCCGGCACACTGACCCGCACTCCGTCTGTCGGCTCGGCTCAGATTCTGCACTCCAGCCTGCTTACCTGCGTCTTCTCTTACTACGACAACTCCGGCAATCCATATACGACCTATGTCAACTACCTGCCCGGCATAAAGCAGGTGTCGTTTACGCTCACTGCCCAAGCTGGCAACACCACGAACAACACGCTTTCTGCAGTCTACAAACTTGGCTCCCCCCGGTTGTTGTTCCGCAACAAGACCCTCCTCTATTGA
- a CDS encoding carbohydrate-binding protein produces the protein MRRRSQNGSVALVALCCVAVLGIALASYLAVSNQSMKLSNRTYAKDVSRHLAEMGLERALRAFSFNTFSGSWTVSGITATRTLSINSSNYGTSGITTAIYLRVDHYLTGNKAVPWSGLTSYAANDYVSYLGVWYNCILAPPSNQAPSNITYWQAAPQPWKADSTYQIGNIALSGGSAYRCIAANTNQAPPSATYWTAYTAAAWSSGTTYAVDDVVTFGGMAYRCILGHINQSPPNTTYWLSAPVIYSQGVATLSDGSAPITTQLRALIAPAPLFPNAAAATSVLLINPSSGTCMIDSYNSALGTYASQVGNAATNYSAVLAGGSTSTTPSATVSRSTVKGYVAAASASTAPYAPRTSFGGTTTVKSATSPVSPNVDLTRVSRSPYIPQFDVQSVTGATTLVLNVGSNTDIGTAGATTPSKYVINGDLLLNQTGSTLTIHGPVILDVQGQIYIYNGSGSGGCRIIIKPTGSAEIHFSGRLYIGSYLGSLDGIDNQTLDPKKLIIIGTNTTNTTGYHYFWSTLPFYGVIYMPNAYLCLWGNVNIYGAVSASNIGYPNTSTNIHYDTTLRTAAFGGVDAPYMIWELRELTNPSETVTLP, from the coding sequence ATGAGACGTCGTTCGCAAAATGGCTCTGTCGCCCTTGTCGCCCTTTGTTGCGTGGCGGTGCTGGGCATCGCGCTGGCCAGCTACCTGGCGGTAAGCAACCAGTCGATGAAGCTCAGCAACCGCACCTATGCCAAGGACGTCAGCCGGCATTTGGCCGAGATGGGCTTGGAGCGGGCCCTGCGGGCCTTCAGTTTTAATACTTTCAGCGGCAGTTGGACCGTCTCTGGCATCACAGCCACCCGGACCCTGTCAATCAATAGCTCAAATTACGGCACCAGCGGTATCACCACGGCAATCTACCTCCGGGTTGACCATTACCTGACGGGAAACAAGGCCGTTCCTTGGAGCGGGCTCACCAGTTATGCCGCCAATGATTATGTCAGCTATTTGGGTGTCTGGTATAACTGCATTCTCGCCCCGCCGTCCAACCAAGCGCCGTCCAACATCACTTACTGGCAAGCCGCGCCCCAACCCTGGAAGGCGGACTCTACCTACCAGATCGGTAACATCGCCTTGTCCGGCGGCAGCGCCTACCGGTGCATCGCGGCCAATACGAACCAAGCCCCGCCCAGCGCGACCTATTGGACCGCCTACACGGCGGCGGCCTGGAGTTCCGGCACCACTTATGCGGTGGATGACGTCGTCACGTTTGGTGGCATGGCCTATCGCTGCATCCTCGGCCACATCAACCAGAGTCCGCCCAACACCACTTACTGGCTCAGCGCCCCGGTCATATACTCGCAGGGGGTCGCCACCCTGTCCGACGGGTCCGCGCCTATAACGACCCAGCTCCGGGCGCTCATTGCCCCGGCTCCGCTTTTCCCGAATGCGGCGGCCGCCACTTCCGTCTTGTTGATCAATCCCTCCTCTGGCACCTGCATGATCGACAGCTACAATTCCGCACTGGGCACCTACGCTTCACAGGTGGGAAACGCCGCCACCAATTATTCCGCCGTGCTTGCCGGCGGCAGCACCTCCACCACCCCCAGTGCCACGGTCTCCCGCAGCACGGTGAAAGGTTATGTCGCGGCAGCCTCAGCCTCCACCGCACCGTATGCGCCTCGCACGTCGTTCGGCGGAACCACTACAGTCAAGAGCGCTACCAGTCCGGTTTCTCCCAACGTCGATCTCACTCGCGTAAGCCGCAGTCCCTATATTCCGCAGTTTGATGTTCAATCCGTCACCGGCGCCACCACGCTGGTTCTGAACGTTGGGTCCAATACGGACATCGGCACCGCCGGCGCCACCACTCCCAGCAAATATGTTATCAACGGAGACCTGCTGCTCAATCAGACCGGTTCGACCCTCACCATTCATGGTCCAGTCATTCTCGATGTGCAGGGCCAGATCTACATTTATAATGGCTCCGGCTCCGGCGGATGCCGTATCATCATCAAACCCACTGGTTCGGCGGAAATACACTTCAGTGGTCGACTGTATATTGGAAGTTACCTCGGATCATTGGACGGCATCGACAACCAGACCTTGGACCCCAAGAAACTCATAATCATTGGCACCAACACGACCAACACCACCGGCTACCACTACTTCTGGTCCACGCTACCTTTTTACGGCGTCATCTATATGCCAAATGCCTACCTTTGTCTTTGGGGTAACGTAAATATCTATGGTGCTGTTTCGGCGAGCAACATCGGCTATCCGAACACTTCGACTAACATCCACTATGACACAACTCTTCGCACCGCGGCCTTTGGAGGCGTTGATGCCCCGTATATGATCTGGGAGTTGCGCGAACTAACCAATCCTTCTGAAACGGTGACTCTCCCCTAG